One part of the Bacteroidia bacterium genome encodes these proteins:
- a CDS encoding alpha/beta hydrolase-fold protein gives MSYFYTLEISDPRFETQGLRHITAKSKHLNGRADITVFIPKGLEEKRDLPFAMLLHGVYGSHWAWCMKGGVHNTLQRLIDEGEVPPMILAMPSDGLWGDGSGYLKHKWADYENWIIKDVPHALWEGIDQVSEKSPQFIGGLSMGGYGAIRLGAKYGKQFKGIAAHSSVTKLHYLTAFVSDDWKEYQFPEVESSVLESCIVHRDSLPPLRFDCGIEDDLINANRNLHNRLLKAGIGHVYQEFKGGHSWEYWEEHVEKSLIFFGQQL, from the coding sequence ATGTCCTATTTCTATACCCTCGAAATTTCCGATCCCCGTTTTGAAACTCAGGGACTCAGGCATATTACAGCCAAGAGTAAACATCTTAATGGAAGAGCTGATATTACGGTCTTTATCCCAAAGGGGCTTGAGGAAAAAAGAGACCTGCCGTTTGCCATGCTTTTGCATGGTGTTTATGGAAGTCATTGGGCATGGTGTATGAAAGGAGGCGTTCATAATACTTTGCAAAGATTGATAGATGAAGGGGAAGTGCCGCCCATGATTCTAGCTATGCCTTCGGATGGGCTATGGGGAGATGGGAGTGGATACCTCAAGCATAAGTGGGCGGATTATGAAAATTGGATTATAAAAGATGTTCCTCATGCCCTTTGGGAAGGTATCGATCAAGTCAGTGAAAAATCGCCACAGTTCATAGGAGGACTTTCCATGGGCGGATATGGAGCCATACGATTGGGAGCAAAATATGGTAAGCAGTTTAAAGGCATCGCTGCTCATTCATCCGTAACCAAACTTCACTACCTGACAGCCTTTGTGAGTGATGATTGGAAGGAGTATCAATTTCCGGAAGTTGAAAGTTCTGTGCTTGAAAGCTGTATCGTACATCGGGATAGCTTGCCGCCCCTTCGATTTGATTGCGGGATAGAGGACGACCTCATAAATGCCAATCGAAACCTTCATAATCGACTACTCAAGGCTGGTATAGGTCATGTCTACCAGGAATTTAAAGGCGGGCATTCCTGGGAATATTGGGAGGAACATGTAGAAAAAAGCCTTATCTTCTTTGGCCAACAATTATAG